One Cuculus canorus isolate bCucCan1 chromosome 1, bCucCan1.pri, whole genome shotgun sequence DNA segment encodes these proteins:
- the STOML3 gene encoding stomatin-like protein 3 isoform X2, whose product MDPQGEAPKKNNTEHLVADRREGIGVCGWILVSLSFLLVLITFPISIWACIKVIREYERAVVFRLGRVLSKKAKGPGLILILPCTDTFVKVDLRTVTCNIPPQEILTKDAVTTQVDGVLYYRIHSAISAVANITDVHSATFLLAQSTLRKVLGTQSLAQLLSGREEIAHSVKVVAAEGEMNASKTLKQASIVLSESPAGLQLRYLQTLTTLAAENNSTIVFPLPINMLESLGQKNKKG is encoded by the exons ctgacAGGCGGGAAGGGATTGGTGTTTGTGGCTGGATCCTGGTTTCCCTTTCATTCCTCCTGGTACTTATTACCTTTCCTATTTCCATCTGGGCATGTATCAAG GTTATCAGGGAATATGAACGTGCTGTTGTATTTCGGCTGGGACGCGTACTGTCTAAGAAAGCAAAGGGACCAG gtttGATCCTCATACTTCCATGTACAGATACATTTGTCAAGGTTGATCTTAGAACTGTCACGTGTAACATTCCTCCACAAGAG ATTCTCACAAAAGATGCTGTTACTACCCAAGTTGATGGGGTGTTGTACTACAGGATCCACAGTGCTATCAGTGCTGTTGCTAACATCACTGATGTCCACTCAGCTACCTTCCTCTTGGCACAGTCAACCCTGAGAAAAGTTCTGGGTACTCAGAGCTTGGCTCAGCTCCTATCAGGCCGGGAGGAGATCGCACACAGTGTCAAG GTTGTagcagcagagggagaaatGAATGCTTCTAAAACCCTCAAGCAGGCCTCCATAGTGCTGTCTGAGTCTCCAGCAGGTCTTCAGCTGCGCTACCTGCAAACGTTAACAACCTTGGCAGCAGAGAATAATTCCACCATTGTCTTCCCTCTCCCTATAAATATGCTTGAGAGTCTGggtcagaaaaataaaaaaggatag
- the STOML3 gene encoding stomatin-like protein 3 isoform X1: MDPQGEAPKKNNTEHLVADRREGIGVCGWILVSLSFLLVLITFPISIWACIKVIREYERAVVFRLGRVLSKKAKGPGLILILPCTDTFVKVDLRTVTCNIPPQEILTKDAVTTQVDGVLYYRIHSAISAVANITDVHSATFLLAQSTLRKVLGTQSLAQLLSGREEIAHSVKAILDNATEQWGIKVARVEIKDVRIPVAMQRAMAAEAEAAREARAKVVAAEGEMNASKTLKQASIVLSESPAGLQLRYLQTLTTLAAENNSTIVFPLPINMLESLGQKNKKG, from the exons ctgacAGGCGGGAAGGGATTGGTGTTTGTGGCTGGATCCTGGTTTCCCTTTCATTCCTCCTGGTACTTATTACCTTTCCTATTTCCATCTGGGCATGTATCAAG GTTATCAGGGAATATGAACGTGCTGTTGTATTTCGGCTGGGACGCGTACTGTCTAAGAAAGCAAAGGGACCAG gtttGATCCTCATACTTCCATGTACAGATACATTTGTCAAGGTTGATCTTAGAACTGTCACGTGTAACATTCCTCCACAAGAG ATTCTCACAAAAGATGCTGTTACTACCCAAGTTGATGGGGTGTTGTACTACAGGATCCACAGTGCTATCAGTGCTGTTGCTAACATCACTGATGTCCACTCAGCTACCTTCCTCTTGGCACAGTCAACCCTGAGAAAAGTTCTGGGTACTCAGAGCTTGGCTCAGCTCCTATCAGGCCGGGAGGAGATCGCACACAGTGTCAAG GCTATCCTCGACAATGCTACAGAGCAGTGGGGAATCAAAGTGGCCCGTGTGGAGATCAAAGATGTTAGGATTCCTGTGGCCATGCAGAGGGCAATGGCAGCTGAAGCAGAGGCTGCTCGAGAAGCAAGAGCTAAG GTTGTagcagcagagggagaaatGAATGCTTCTAAAACCCTCAAGCAGGCCTCCATAGTGCTGTCTGAGTCTCCAGCAGGTCTTCAGCTGCGCTACCTGCAAACGTTAACAACCTTGGCAGCAGAGAATAATTCCACCATTGTCTTCCCTCTCCCTATAAATATGCTTGAGAGTCTGggtcagaaaaataaaaaaggatag